Proteins from a single region of Gossypium arboreum isolate Shixiya-1 chromosome 1, ASM2569848v2, whole genome shotgun sequence:
- the LOC108483180 gene encoding uncharacterized protein LOC108483180, with product MLSNNLSEYFSKFILGAKDKLILTCVDTIMTKIIQRIAQKKEEAEKVIEPLCPKIQKKLDTMTVLCNRNSINVLTIMMMLQERLESCADPRYPKTTYISIYSHLIKPIRGAKQWSQVQSIERIQPLVLRRPPGKPRKARKKAVDEAQLLVKDGRGGHANEQHEMWWSIRPQCQNM from the exons ATGTTGTCAAACAATCTATCAGAGTATTTTAGTAAG TTTATTCTAGGTGCTAAGGATAAGCTCATCCTAACTTGCGTGGATACCATTATGACCAAAATTATACAAAGGATTGCTCAAAAGAAAGAAGAAGCTGAGAAAGTCATTGAACCATTGTGTCCAAAGATTCAGAAGAAGTTGGACACCATGACTGTGCTGTGCAATAG GAATTCCATTAATGTATTAACTATCATGATGATGTTGCAAGAGAGGCTAGAAAGTTGTGCGGACCCTCGTTACCCCAAGAccacatacatttcaatttactcACATTTGATCAAACCAATCAGAGGTGCAAAACAGTGGAGTCAAGTTCAAAGTATAGAGCGAATACAACCTCTAGTGCTTAGAAGGCCACCAGGCAAACCCCGTAAAGCAAGGAAAAAGGCAGTAGATGAAGCTCAACTACTGGTGAAAGATGGTCGAGGAGGGCATGCAAATGAACAGCATGAAATGTGGTGGTCAATCAGGCCACAATGTCAGAACATGTAA
- the LOC108482860 gene encoding LOB domain-containing protein 27-like, with amino-acid sequence MTLKGGATSACAACKYQRRKCIPECLLAPYFPADQTKVFQNAHKLFGVSNIVKILRSLDPSQHAEAMRSIKYQANVRDRFPVYGCLGVIRQLYYQIQMLEEEMHTVLTQLEMYRQHHHHQQQQHQHQHQISSMADDVISQLELGMAPSNNALPLFNQVTHQPYTMQNTYSSSDIDSPPKDNVENNSLWIQHLFLDTNNHGTSNNDSPIAIQSQLLVPNSEPLADTQHQVVQDYDEIHPFFDSIDDRQSYIDTKDAEDSSSSEESLKETTQLMVGNVGSKDLKNAAACFSLTSVN; translated from the exons ATGACCCTCAAGGGTGGCGCCACCAGTGCCTGCGCCGCATGCAAGTACCAACGCCGTAAGTGCATCCCTGAATGTCTTCTTGCCCCTTATTTCCCCGCCGATCAAACCAAAGTCTTTCAAAACGCTCATAAATTGTTCGGCGTTAGCAATATTGTTAAGATACTAAGAAGCTTAGATCCTTCCCAACATGCCGAAGCAATGCGTTCCATCAAATATCAAGCCAATGTCCGTGATCGCTTCCCGGTTTACGGTTGTTTAGGTGTCATTCGTCAGCTTTATTATCAAATTCAGATGTTGGAAGAGGAAATGCATACCGTACTTACACAACTCGAGATGTATAGACAACACCATCATCACCAACAACAACAACATCAGCACCAGCACCAAATTTCATCAATGGCGGACGATGTCATTTCTCAGTTAGAACTCGGCATGGCACCGTCTAACAATGCTCTTCCTCTCTTTAATCAAGTTACTCATCAACCCTACACTATGCAAAACACTTACTCCTCCTCAGACATCGATTCTCCTCCTAAAGACAATGTAGAAAACAATTCTTTGTGGATCCAACATCTTTTTCTCGACACTAATAATCACGGTACTAGCAACAATGATAGTCCCATTGCCATTCAATCTCAGTTATTGGTCCCTAACTCCGAACCCTTAGCCGATACTCAACACCAAGTGGTTCAAGATTACGATGAAATTCATCCCTTTTTCGATTCCATCGACGACAGACAATCTTATATTGATACCAAAGATGCCGAAGACTCCAGCAG TTCCGAAGAATCACTCAAAGAGACAACGCAATTAATGGTGGGGAATGTTGGAAGCAAAGATTTGAAAAATGCAGCTGCTTGTTTCAGTCTCACCAGTGTCAACTGA